One genomic segment of Bacteroidales bacterium includes these proteins:
- a CDS encoding von Willebrand factor type A domain-containing protein, producing the protein MKTKYFLNVLIFLLLANFSYSQTAVKGLVTDEKNKALYGVKVTVKNTHISTKTLKDGTFAVNVPSNSSILVFALKGKQTKEIKLTGKTYIKVILKDVVQVIEIVKDEAEFESDDAPVFGNVSKVSGSKKMYFNIRNTNSYMNYDDGGDNFNTEEYDHISENVFKSAKDNPVSTLSIDVDNASYSNVRRFLNSGKLPLKDAVRIEEMINYFTYDYPNPQGEHPFSFITEYSECPWNKENKLLHIGIQGKKLDYNDLKPSNFVFLLDVSGSMSCNNKLPLLKKSLLKLIDNLGRKDKVSIVVYAGAAGLVLPPTPAYEKDKIRKALNKLNAGGSTAGGAGIKLAYKTAKEAYIKGGNNRVILATDGDFNIGTSSTSELVRLIEEKRKDDIYLTILGFGMGNYKDGRMEQISNAGNGNYFYIDDIKEADKVFGKEMRANMFTIAKDVKIQIEFNPANVKAYRLIGYENRILNKEDFDDDTKDAGELGPGHTVTALYEIVPAGSSTKVKTFGKLKYQTAVFNGNSKFKDELMSLKFRYKPPKDDKSILIEHIVKNSALELNNTSDNFRFSASVAAFGMLLRDSEFTGNFDYPKVIKLASGSKGKDENGYRKEFIELIEKAKKIFTGIADKTD; encoded by the coding sequence ATGAAAACAAAATATTTTTTAAACGTACTTATTTTTCTTCTGCTTGCAAACTTTTCATATTCTCAAACAGCTGTAAAAGGATTAGTAACAGATGAAAAAAATAAAGCTTTATACGGAGTTAAAGTTACCGTAAAAAATACACATATTTCAACCAAAACTTTAAAAGACGGTACTTTTGCCGTTAATGTTCCGAGCAATTCTTCAATATTGGTTTTTGCATTAAAGGGGAAACAAACCAAGGAAATCAAATTAACCGGAAAAACATACATTAAGGTAATTCTAAAGGATGTTGTTCAAGTAATTGAGATTGTCAAGGATGAAGCTGAATTTGAATCGGATGATGCACCTGTGTTTGGGAATGTAAGTAAAGTATCCGGATCTAAAAAGATGTATTTTAACATCAGAAACACAAATAGTTATATGAATTATGATGATGGCGGCGATAATTTTAACACAGAAGAATACGATCATATTTCTGAAAATGTTTTCAAAAGTGCAAAAGATAATCCTGTTTCTACTTTGTCAATTGATGTTGATAATGCATCCTATTCAAATGTAAGACGGTTTTTAAATTCCGGAAAACTGCCTTTAAAAGATGCTGTTCGTATTGAAGAAATGATCAATTATTTTACTTATGATTATCCGAATCCGCAAGGTGAACATCCTTTTTCGTTTATTACGGAATATTCTGAATGTCCGTGGAATAAAGAAAATAAACTATTGCATATTGGAATACAAGGTAAAAAATTAGATTATAACGATCTTAAACCTTCAAATTTTGTATTCCTTCTCGATGTTTCAGGTTCTATGAGCTGCAATAATAAATTGCCCTTATTAAAAAAGTCATTATTAAAATTGATTGATAATCTCGGCAGAAAAGATAAAGTTTCTATTGTTGTATATGCCGGAGCGGCAGGCCTTGTTTTACCTCCGACTCCCGCCTATGAAAAGGATAAGATACGAAAAGCATTAAATAAGTTAAATGCAGGCGGATCCACAGCAGGAGGTGCCGGTATAAAGCTGGCCTATAAAACCGCTAAAGAAGCATATATTAAGGGCGGTAATAACCGAGTGATCTTGGCAACCGACGGGGATTTTAATATCGGAACTTCATCAACAAGCGAATTGGTAAGGCTTATTGAAGAAAAAAGGAAAGATGATATTTATTTGACAATTCTCGGTTTTGGAATGGGAAATTATAAAGACGGCAGAATGGAACAGATCAGCAATGCCGGAAACGGAAATTATTTCTATATTGATGACATTAAAGAAGCTGATAAAGTTTTCGGAAAAGAGATGAGAGCCAATATGTTTACAATAGCTAAAGATGTTAAGATTCAAATTGAATTTAATCCTGCAAATGTAAAAGCATATAGATTAATCGGATATGAAAACAGAATTTTAAATAAAGAAGATTTTGACGATGATACAAAAGATGCAGGTGAACTCGGACCCGGACATACTGTTACGGCTTTATATGAAATTGTTCCGGCAGGATCAAGTACCAAAGTAAAAACTTTTGGTAAATTAAAATATCAGACTGCTGTATTTAACGGGAATTCAAAATTTAAAGATGAATTAATGAGTTTAAAATTCAGATATAAACCACCAAAAGATGACAAAAGCATTTTAATAGAGCATATCGTTAAAAATTCGGCTCTTGAATTGAATAATACATCTGATAATTTTAGATTCTCGGCATCAGTTGCAGCTTTCGGAATGTTATTAAGAGATTCTGAATTTACGGGTAATTTTGACTACCCGAAAGTGATTAAACTTGCTTCCGGTTCAAAAGGAAAAGATGAAAACGGATACAGAAAAGAATTTATTGAACTTATTGAAAAAGCAAAAAAAATATTTACAGGAATTGCTGACAAGACAGATTAA